Part of the Pseudomonas baltica genome is shown below.
ATCATCTTGTCCAGTTCGACCAGGATGAGCAGCTCGCCGTTCTTGTTGCACACGCCCTGAATGAACTTGGCGGACTCTTCGTTACCGACGTTCGGTGCGGTCTCGACTTCGGACTGACGCAGGTAAACCACTTCGGCAACGCTGTCGACCAGGATGCCGACCACTTGCTTGTCGGCCTCGATGATGACGATCCGGGTGTTGTCACTGATTTCGCTGGAGTTGAGGCCGAAGCGCTGGCGGGTGTCGATGACCGTGACCACGTTGCCGCGCAGGTTGATGATGCCCAGCACGTAGGAAGGCGCGCCGGGTACCGGAGCGATCTCGGTGTAGCGCAGCACTTCCTGGACCTGCATCACATTGATGCCGTAGGTCTCGTTATCGAGCTTGAAGGTGACCCACTGCAGAATCGGATCTTCGGAACCCTGTGCAGACGACTTATTCATACCCCTAACCTCTCGAAAACCGCCTGCGGCGGTGTGTGTTCAGTGCAACATTCGGTGGCGCCGAGGCTCATGCCCCGTGCCGTTATCTTTTCGCCCTGGCAGCCGGTTTGGCTGCAGCCTTGGCCGCCTGAATGGCCG
Proteins encoded:
- a CDS encoding chemotaxis protein CheW → MNKSSAQGSEDPILQWVTFKLDNETYGINVMQVQEVLRYTEIAPVPGAPSYVLGIINLRGNVVTVIDTRQRFGLNSSEISDNTRIVIIEADKQVVGILVDSVAEVVYLRQSEVETAPNVGNEESAKFIQGVCNKNGELLILVELDKMMSEEEWSDLENI